The genomic window TGCAGTAATATTTATCGATGAAATTGATTTACTCGGCCTACAACGCATTGGCAACAATAAATTGTTAAGCGATTTCTTAACTGCAATGCAAAGTTCTATGAATGCTGATCCATCTAAGATTGTTATCGTTATAGCAGCAACAAACAAACCTGAAAATATAGACTCCGCACTTCGTCAAAATGGTCGTTTTGGCAAAGAAATTCGCTTTGACTATCCTTCAAAGAAATACCGTGTAAAATTCCTTATCCGCGAACTGACCAACATGGCGCTGAATATTAAGGAATTTAATATTGAAACACTTGCCAACAAGACAAACAACAAAACATTTGAAGACTTGAAACGCGTAGTTCGTAATGCAATGACACGTTCATGGATGCACAGTGTTTCACTTACACAAGAGTTGCTTGAGGAAAGTATTGATACTGAAATACACAATATTCTTATGTTCAACCGTAAAGAATTACCTGAAAATGAAATTCGCATCACTGCAACCCATTTTGCAGGTAAAGCTCTTGCAGCAATGCATCTTGAAACGCATGAGCAGCTCGATAAAGTAACTATCTATGCGCATATGGTTAATGTTAAAGACGAAGCTATATGGGAAAATTATTCTCAAAAAGATGAAAAAGATAAACAACAAAAAATTGAATATGGTAAATTCATCACTAAACAATCACATGATACCATCAATGTAAAAAGTGAAACAGAAATTCTCAATGAGGCAACTGTTCTTCTTGCAGGTTTTGCTGCTGAAGAATTGCTTCTTGGACCTTGTGGATTCACGTGTCACAGGAATGATCGAGATCGTGCATATAAAATAATTGAAGAACTTGTTTTTGGTGGACTTAAACAAGAAGCTTTACCAAAAAATGTTCGTGAGGAACTAAAAACAAAAGCGTTTACTATGCTTAAGCAATGTCATGAAAATGCTATGCAACTTCTTAAAGCTCATCAAGAAGCATTAACCGCTATTGTTGATGAACTCATAGCAAAATGTATTTTGAATGATAAAGAAATACAAGTTATTATCAATAAAGTTGAAAATATAACAACAGAAATCTCTACAGCTGATACAACCTCAGAGACGACAAAAGAATTAGCAGAAGAAGTATCAACAGAAGTAACTTCAGAAGAAACACCTGTAGACGCAATAGCTTGAACACATCCTCCTTTGCTAAAGCTTCGGCGGACATGTCAGAATGGACAAAAGCAAGAGGCTCCTGGAAATTCCAGGAGCCTCTTGCTTTTTACCAAAATTATAGCATAACTCACCACATGGTCGTCCGTATGAACTTTTCTTGTGCGCTCATCCTGAACTTGTTGAAGGATCAAGCGCTCTTATCCTTCAACAAGTTCAGGATGAGCGCGGAGAGAACTGAACAGTATTACTCATCCAATCATTGCAATACGCTCCGCATAACGACCACCTTTAAAATCTTGCTCAAGCCACGCATTAACGATTGTGACACTGTCATCATACGCAATAAAATCTGATGGCAGCACTAAAATATTTGCATTATCTTCTTGTTTACACCGCTGCGCAACTTCTTTATTCCATGCAACAACTGCATACATATTTTTATATCTATTTGCAGCGATTGCCATACCACCACCAGTGCCGCAGATTAACACACCATATTCCACAGCATATGTAACGATAAGATCAACAACTTTGTCAGAAAAAAGAGGATAATCAGTGCGCTCTTCACTCTCCGTGCCAACATCTATCCATTCAATTGTTGGCATATGTTTTTTGATAAATTCTTTATGCAAAAATCCGCGATG from Candidatus Babeliales bacterium includes these protein-coding regions:
- a CDS encoding RpiB/LacA/LacB family sugar-phosphate isomerase, producing MKIAIGADHRGFLHKEFIKKHMPTIEWIDVGTESEERTDYPLFSDKVVDLIVTYAVEYGVLICGTGGGMAIAANRYKNMYAVVAWNKEVAQRCKQEDNANILVLPSDFIAYDDSVTIVNAWLEQDFKGGRYAERIAMIG